Below is a genomic region from Candidatus Babeliales bacterium.
TAATGGAAGCGCGAGGTTTTTGGCGTTAAAGCTTCTATTATCCTTATATAGATCGTATTTTGTTAACATTAGCATGTATAAGAGTCCATAGGCCCCTTATTTTAGTTACTTTTCATTAGGTTTTTATAATCAATATGCCCAATTAAATCTGCTGCAGAAAGCCTTATGACATCGTGTGTGTCAAATTGTTTGGTGATTTGACCATTTTCCAAGATCCATATTTTTTTACCAATAGCAAGTGCAAGCTCAGGATCATGAGTGATTAAAAGCGTTGTCAGAGAGTGTTCATTAATAAATTTTACAGCAAATTGTAACAAGTTTGTTGCTGATTGCGGATCGAGGGCAGCTGTGGGTTCGTCGAGCATAAAAAGGCGTGGTGGTAAAATAGTTGCCATGATAAATGCAAGTAGTTGGCGTTGACCACCTGAAAGATCTTTCATGGGGGTGTTTAATATTTTTTCTGATCCTAGATTTAGTTTGTTAAGTTCATTGGCAAGATTTGCGGGGAATTTTTTCATGCCATTGCATAAGCTTACTCTTTTACTTTTATAATTACTTAATGCCAAATTTTGAGCAACAGTCATTGATGCAACGCCATTAAGTTGAGGGTTTTGAAATAATCTGCTGATGAGTGTTGCGCGGTGTTGTTCGCTGAGATGAGTAATATCAGTATCATCAAGTAAAATTTTTCCGTTTGTTGGTATACGTTTGCCACTAATCATATCAAAAAAAGTACTTTTTCCCGCGCCATTTGGGCCAACAATAACAATAAAATCACCAGTGTTGATTGTGCAAGAAATATTTTTGAGAATTTGTTTGTTATTGATTGTTACGGAAACATTTTCAAATTTTATCATGATTGCCTTTGAGTAATAAATCCGGATTGTTTTTTTAGTGTAATCATTACAATAATAAGAAGTGCCGTAATAAGTTTATTCCATTCTGGATCAACATTAAATTCGAAAGTTGCCGCAATAATTGCTTGATAGAGTATTGCCCCAATTAAAATATTAAACCCAAATGTTCGATTAAACGTTTCAGAGATAATAAGTCCTGCAAGTGCGATAATTAAAATACCAACACTTGACCATATTGAAAAATAACTTACATAGTGTACAAAAAGTCCGCCTGCGCATGCGGTAAGTGCATTGGCTAGCATTAATGTTGCAATAATATATATATGTGCATTTTTACCTAGATTTGTTAACATTTGTGGATTGTCGCCAACTGCTTTAAATAAAAATC
It encodes:
- a CDS encoding ATP-binding cassette domain-containing protein: MIKFENVSVTINNKQILKNISCTINTGDFIVIVGPNGAGKSTFFDMISGKRIPTNGKILLDDTDITHLSEQHRATLISRLFQNPQLNGVASMTVAQNLALSNYKSKRVSLCNGMKKFPANLANELNKLNLGSEKILNTPMKDLSGGQRQLLAFIMATILPPRLFMLDEPTAALDPQSATNLLQFAVKFINEHSLTTLLITHDPELALAIGKKIWILENGQITKQFDTHDVIRLSAADLIGHIDYKNLMKSN